The following are encoded in a window of Flavobacterium cupriresistens genomic DNA:
- a CDS encoding 1-aminocyclopropane-1-carboxylate deaminase/D-cysteine desulfhydrase produces MNQQIHIDLPNHISLTIKREDLLHPFVSGNKFRKLKYNLLQAKAENQETVLTFGGAFSNHIAAVAYAGKEQGFKTIGVIRGEELLDKIEENPTLRFAQENGMQFEFVSREDYRLKNEISFLENLKQKFGDFYLVPEGGTNELAVKGCEEILTAEDADFNYVCCAVGTGGTISGLINSAFPNQKILGFPALKGDFLMDEIRIFVKNENWSLISDYHFGGYGKINLELVEFINAFFEENKVPLDPVYTGKMVFGVIDMIHKNYFPAHSKILLIHTGGLQGIDGMNLKLKQKKLPILKTNV; encoded by the coding sequence TTGAACCAACAAATTCATATCGATCTTCCCAATCATATTTCTTTGACGATAAAACGCGAAGACTTACTCCATCCGTTTGTTTCCGGAAATAAATTTAGAAAATTAAAATACAATTTACTTCAGGCGAAAGCCGAGAATCAAGAAACAGTATTGACTTTTGGCGGTGCTTTTTCCAATCATATTGCTGCGGTTGCTTATGCCGGAAAAGAGCAGGGTTTCAAAACAATCGGAGTGATTCGTGGGGAAGAACTTTTGGATAAAATAGAAGAAAATCCAACTTTAAGATTTGCTCAGGAAAACGGAATGCAATTTGAATTTGTTTCCAGAGAAGATTACCGGCTTAAGAATGAAATTTCTTTCTTAGAAAATTTAAAACAAAAATTTGGTGACTTCTATCTGGTGCCCGAAGGTGGTACAAATGAATTGGCTGTAAAGGGCTGTGAAGAGATTTTAACCGCCGAAGATGCCGATTTTAATTACGTTTGTTGTGCCGTTGGAACAGGTGGAACAATTTCAGGATTGATAAATAGTGCCTTTCCAAATCAGAAAATTTTAGGGTTTCCAGCGTTAAAAGGTGACTTTTTAATGGATGAAATTCGTATTTTTGTCAAAAATGAGAACTGGAGTTTGATTTCTGACTATCATTTTGGAGGATATGGCAAGATAAATTTGGAATTAGTTGAATTTATTAATGCTTTTTTTGAAGAAAATAAAGTGCCTTTAGATCCGGTTTATACAGGAAAGATGGTTTTTGGCGTTATAGATATGATCCATAAAAACTATTTTCCTGCGCATTCAAAAATTTTACTCATTCACACCGGAGGACTACAGGGAATTGATGGAATGAATTTAAAGTTGAAGCAGAAAAAATTACCAATACTAAAAACGAATGTTTAA
- the lysS gene encoding lysine--tRNA ligase: MALSEQEIIRREKLQNLRNLGINPYPANLFPVNHTSKQIKESFEEGKKVIVAGRLMSVRDQGKACFAELQDSEGRIQLYVNRDVLCEGDDKTLYNTVFKKLTDLGDFIGIEGELFTTKVGAQCIRVDGFTFLSKTLRPLPLPKVDEDGNVHDAFNDAELRYRMRYVDLTVNQNVKETFIKRTKLFNAMRDFFNGAGYLEVETPVLQPIAGGAAARPFITHHNSLDIPLYMRIANELYLKRLIVGGFEGVYEFSKNFRNEGMDRTHNPEFTAMEIYVAYKDYNWMMNFAEDLLEHCAVAVNGSSDVVFGEHTINFKAPYARVTMTDSIKHFTGFDISGKSEEELYEAAKGMGIDVDKTMGKGKLIDEIFGAKCEGNYIQPTFITDYPKEMSPLCKEHRDNPELTERFELMICGKEVANAYSELNDPIDQRERFEDQMRLSEKGDDEANGIIDEDFLRALEYGMPPTSGMGIGMDRLMMYLTNNVSIQEVLLFPQMRPEKKQIAIELTDEEKFIIDLLKGNENKVELTQLKIKANLSGKKWDSAMKGLSKHGLTKVAVEGDFKMVELVE; encoded by the coding sequence ATGGCCTTATCTGAACAAGAAATCATCCGAAGAGAGAAACTTCAAAACTTACGCAACTTAGGAATCAATCCTTATCCTGCTAATCTTTTTCCTGTAAATCATACTTCAAAGCAAATAAAGGAGTCGTTTGAAGAAGGTAAGAAGGTGATCGTTGCCGGACGTTTGATGAGTGTGAGAGATCAAGGGAAAGCTTGTTTTGCTGAATTGCAGGATAGCGAAGGACGTATACAATTGTACGTAAATCGCGATGTTTTGTGTGAAGGCGATGATAAAACTTTGTACAATACGGTTTTTAAAAAATTGACCGATTTAGGAGATTTTATTGGTATTGAAGGGGAATTGTTTACGACTAAAGTTGGGGCACAATGTATTCGTGTTGACGGATTTACTTTTTTGAGTAAAACGTTACGCCCGCTTCCTTTACCAAAAGTGGATGAAGATGGAAATGTACACGATGCTTTTAACGATGCTGAATTGCGTTACAGAATGCGTTATGTAGATTTAACGGTAAACCAAAACGTAAAAGAGACTTTTATAAAACGTACGAAATTGTTTAACGCCATGCGTGACTTTTTTAATGGTGCGGGTTATCTTGAGGTTGAGACTCCGGTTTTACAACCTATTGCGGGTGGTGCTGCGGCGCGTCCGTTTATTACGCACCATAATTCGCTTGACATTCCGCTATACATGCGTATTGCCAACGAATTGTATTTAAAAAGATTGATTGTTGGTGGTTTTGAAGGTGTTTATGAGTTTTCTAAAAACTTCCGTAACGAAGGAATGGACAGAACGCATAACCCGGAATTTACCGCTATGGAAATATATGTAGCCTACAAAGACTACAACTGGATGATGAACTTTGCCGAAGATCTTCTGGAGCATTGCGCTGTTGCTGTTAATGGTAGTTCTGATGTCGTTTTTGGAGAACACACCATTAATTTTAAGGCTCCATACGCTCGTGTAACCATGACGGATTCGATCAAACATTTTACCGGTTTTGATATCTCAGGCAAATCGGAAGAGGAGCTTTACGAAGCTGCTAAAGGAATGGGAATTGACGTTGATAAAACAATGGGGAAAGGAAAATTGATTGATGAGATTTTTGGAGCAAAATGTGAAGGAAATTATATTCAACCCACTTTCATTACGGATTACCCTAAAGAAATGTCTCCGCTTTGTAAAGAACACCGCGACAATCCTGAATTGACAGAGCGTTTTGAGTTAATGATTTGTGGTAAAGAAGTAGCTAATGCTTATTCTGAATTGAACGATCCAATTGACCAAAGAGAGCGTTTTGAAGACCAAATGCGCTTGTCTGAAAAAGGGGATGACGAAGCAAACGGAATTATCGATGAGGATTTCTTAAGAGCTCTTGAGTATGGTATGCCTCCAACTTCAGGAATGGGAATTGGAATGGACCGTTTGATGATGTACCTGACTAATAATGTGTCTATTCAGGAAGTTTTATTGTTCCCGCAAATGCGTCCGGAGAAAAAACAAATCGCTATTGAATTGACTGACGAAGAAAAATTTATCATCGATCTTTTGAAAGGAAACGAAAATAAAGTTGAGTTAACACAGTTAAAAATAAAAGCTAATCTAAGCGGTAAAAAATGGGATTCTGCAATGAAAGGTTTATCGAAACATGGCTTGACTAAAGTTGCCGTTGAAGGTGATTTTAAAATGGTTGAATTGGTGGAATAA
- a CDS encoding 2-hydroxyacid dehydrogenase produces MDLGSLSENKVAFFSTQPYDKTFFNKYNESGFELDFFETQLNPQTATLIQECAIVCVFVNDIVNEAVIKQLAEKNVKIIALRCAGFNNVDLEAAKKYNLKVCRVPAYSPQAVAEHAMAMILTLNRKTHKAYNRVREQNFSLNGLLGFDLFGKTIGIIGTGNIGKAFAKIALGFGCKVVAYDIITDPEMEKDGIVFTDLKTIFKESDIISLHCPLNEQTKHLINKNAITLMKNHVMIINTSRGGLIETASVIEGLKEGKIGYLGIDVYEQEEKLFFRDLSADIIQDDAIQRLMSFPNVLVTAHQAFFTNEALTQIALVTFDNIKSLLLENDIKNKAALLV; encoded by the coding sequence ATGGATTTAGGATCTTTGAGCGAAAATAAAGTAGCTTTCTTTTCAACGCAGCCTTACGATAAAACGTTCTTTAATAAATACAATGAGTCTGGTTTTGAATTGGATTTTTTTGAAACCCAACTCAATCCGCAAACGGCAACTTTAATTCAGGAGTGTGCTATCGTTTGTGTTTTTGTGAATGATATTGTCAATGAAGCCGTTATCAAACAATTGGCAGAAAAGAACGTAAAGATTATTGCTTTGCGCTGTGCCGGTTTTAATAACGTTGACTTAGAAGCAGCAAAAAAATACAATCTTAAGGTTTGTCGCGTTCCCGCTTATTCGCCACAAGCAGTTGCAGAGCATGCCATGGCAATGATTTTGACATTAAACAGAAAAACACACAAAGCTTATAATAGAGTTCGGGAACAGAATTTTTCCTTAAACGGATTGTTAGGCTTCGATTTGTTCGGAAAAACAATCGGAATTATAGGAACGGGAAATATTGGAAAAGCATTCGCTAAAATTGCCCTAGGATTCGGATGTAAAGTAGTGGCCTATGATATTATAACGGATCCGGAAATGGAAAAAGACGGTATTGTTTTTACCGATTTGAAAACTATTTTTAAAGAGAGTGATATTATTTCACTGCATTGTCCGTTAAATGAACAAACGAAACATCTGATCAATAAAAACGCAATTACTTTGATGAAAAACCACGTGATGATCATCAATACCAGTAGAGGAGGATTGATTGAAACAGCCAGTGTTATTGAGGGTTTAAAAGAAGGTAAAATAGGTTATTTAGGGATCGATGTTTACGAGCAGGAAGAAAAGTTGTTTTTCAGAGATCTTTCCGCAGATATTATTCAGGACGATGCCATTCAGCGGTTAATGAGTTTTCCGAATGTTTTGGTTACTGCGCATCAGGCTTTTTTTACTAACGAAGCATTGACACAGATTGCTTTAGTTACTTTTGATAATATTAAGTCATTATTGCTTGAAAATGATATTAAAAACAAAGCTGCTTTACTGGTTTAA
- the hemL gene encoding glutamate-1-semialdehyde 2,1-aminomutase, whose amino-acid sequence MIYKRSSQLFAEAEKVIPGGVNSPVRAFKAVGGTPIFVKSAKGAYLYDEDGNKLIDYINSWGPMILGHAYQPVVDAVIEKAKLGTSFGMPTELETEIAALAVSMVPNIDKIRFVNSGTEACMSAIRLARGFTKRDKIIKFAGCYHGHSDSFLIQAGSGAVTFGSPNSPGVTEGTAKDTLLAKYNDLENVKTLIEANKNEIAAIIIEPVAGNMGCIPPHEGFLQGLRELCTANGILLIFDEVMTGFRLARGGVQELFNVDADIVTFGKVIGGGLPVGAFAAREEIMNYLAPLGPVYQAGTLSGNPLAMAAGLAMLQSLNNDRAIFDRLEEKTAYLEAGIDKVLKANNVVFTINRVGSMISVHFDADPVTDFQTAAKGDNETFKKFFHGLLQEGVYIAPSAYETWFITDALSYEDLDFTINAIDKVSKTF is encoded by the coding sequence ATGATTTATAAAAGAAGTAGTCAGCTTTTTGCTGAAGCAGAAAAAGTAATTCCCGGAGGAGTAAATTCACCAGTACGAGCTTTTAAAGCCGTTGGAGGGACTCCAATTTTTGTAAAAAGTGCCAAAGGTGCTTATTTGTATGATGAAGACGGAAATAAATTAATTGATTACATTAATTCATGGGGGCCAATGATTTTAGGTCATGCCTATCAGCCTGTTGTGGATGCTGTAATCGAAAAAGCAAAGTTGGGAACTTCATTTGGAATGCCAACGGAATTGGAAACAGAAATCGCTGCTTTGGCCGTTTCTATGGTTCCGAATATTGATAAAATTCGTTTTGTAAACTCAGGAACAGAGGCGTGTATGAGTGCGATTCGTTTGGCTCGCGGTTTTACAAAAAGAGATAAAATTATAAAATTTGCAGGTTGTTACCACGGGCATTCTGATTCGTTTTTGATTCAGGCAGGAAGTGGTGCTGTAACTTTCGGATCTCCAAATAGCCCGGGGGTTACAGAAGGAACTGCAAAAGATACTTTGTTGGCAAAATACAATGATTTAGAGAATGTAAAGACTTTAATCGAAGCGAATAAAAACGAAATTGCGGCTATTATTATCGAGCCAGTTGCCGGAAATATGGGCTGTATTCCTCCTCATGAAGGTTTTCTGCAAGGCTTAAGAGAACTGTGCACCGCAAACGGAATTCTATTGATTTTTGATGAGGTTATGACGGGTTTCCGTTTGGCTCGTGGTGGTGTTCAGGAGTTGTTTAATGTTGATGCTGATATTGTCACTTTCGGAAAAGTAATTGGTGGAGGTTTACCGGTTGGGGCTTTCGCTGCACGTGAAGAAATTATGAATTACTTAGCGCCACTTGGTCCGGTTTATCAGGCAGGAACATTGTCAGGGAATCCTTTGGCGATGGCTGCAGGATTGGCAATGTTACAATCCTTAAATAATGATCGTGCTATCTTTGATCGTTTGGAAGAAAAAACGGCCTATTTGGAAGCAGGAATTGATAAGGTTTTAAAAGCGAATAATGTTGTATTTACGATCAACAGAGTAGGTTCGATGATTTCGGTGCATTTTGATGCAGATCCCGTAACCGATTTTCAAACGGCTGCAAAAGGAGATAACGAAACTTTCAAAAAGTTCTTCCATGGATTATTGCAGGAGGGTGTTTATATCGCACCATCTGCTTATGAAACCTGGTTTATTACAGATGCTTTAAGCTACGAGGATTTAGATTTTACAATTAACGCCATTGATAAGGTTTCAAAGACGTTCTAA
- a CDS encoding glucosaminidase domain-containing protein — MFKKIIILFLIAALASCSSSKPAIATTKKAAAIQKPRTASTRKTANSKPVAKNPSKNNTSEVIQSTSKTVVTSDLINNYVLQYKDIAVGNMQKYGIPASIILAQGILESGAGRGDLALEANNHFGIKCHKDWVGDSVRHDDDSAQECFRKYTEASESYRDHALFLVGKNRYATLFTYEKDDYKAWAKGLRAAGYATDPNYPDKLISYIERYNLHQYDCQVTGKAYTPYNKSAPVRTSSTNTSSSPNSNSNSNSNSNSNDPSLYEVQKGDTLYSISKKFNLMVEDLKQKNNLTDNALSIGQKLRVR; from the coding sequence ATGTTTAAGAAAATAATAATACTCTTTCTAATTGCAGCGTTGGCAAGCTGTTCTTCCAGCAAACCTGCTATTGCAACAACTAAAAAAGCAGCAGCAATTCAGAAACCCAGAACCGCTTCGACAAGAAAAACGGCTAATTCTAAACCAGTAGCCAAAAATCCTTCTAAAAATAATACAAGCGAAGTTATTCAGTCTACTTCAAAAACCGTTGTTACCAGTGATCTAATCAATAATTATGTGTTGCAATACAAGGATATTGCAGTAGGTAATATGCAGAAATATGGTATTCCTGCCAGTATTATTTTGGCACAAGGAATTTTAGAATCGGGTGCGGGAAGAGGCGATCTGGCTTTGGAAGCTAATAATCATTTTGGAATAAAATGCCATAAAGATTGGGTGGGAGATAGTGTTCGTCATGACGATGATTCGGCTCAGGAATGTTTCAGGAAATATACAGAAGCTTCAGAATCGTACCGGGATCATGCTTTATTTTTAGTTGGAAAAAACAGATATGCTACCTTATTTACTTACGAAAAAGACGATTATAAAGCCTGGGCAAAAGGATTACGGGCAGCGGGTTACGCCACAGATCCTAATTATCCCGATAAATTAATTAGTTATATCGAACGTTACAATCTGCATCAGTACGATTGTCAGGTTACCGGAAAAGCCTATACGCCTTATAATAAATCGGCTCCGGTGAGAACTTCTTCTACCAATACAAGTTCTAGTCCCAACTCTAATTCCAATTCCAATTCCAATTCCAATTCCAATGATCCTTCGTTATATGAAGTACAAAAAGGAGATACTTTGTATTCGATTTCCAAAAAATTCAATTTAATGGTGGAGGATTTGAAGCAGAAAAATAATCTTACTGATAATGCGCTTTCTATTGGACAGAAGTTGAGAGTTAGGTAG
- a CDS encoding zinc-dependent metalloprotease, with protein MKKFYIFAATTVFLLFPVSQFAQSKKEKSKKGEAAVAPPEKKPESTIKEYSKVITKDAVSDEGLFTVHKVDKKYYFEIPNKYLNKDMLLVSRLSKLPSNLGGGYVNAGSETNEQLVVWQRFQDKILIKSKSYNSVANDSLPISISVKANNYNPTLFAFDIVSFSKDSANVVVDVTKFYSTDVKAISGISPEMREVYKVKGLDESRSFVNTMKSFPMNIEVVQDMTYNASKPSMLEETESISVQMNQSMILLPEVPMKPRLADPRVGWFTMSQYDYGSNELKSDLKTYIRRWRMEPKDPEAYARGELVEPVKPIVYYLDPATPVKLRKYIKQGIEEWQKPFETAGFKNAIIAKDAPTKEEDPDFSPEDVRYSVIRYVASTTRNAVGPSVSDPRTGEIIESDVIWYHNHLRSYRNRYLLETGAANPSARTLQTSDEEMGEMMRMVIAHEVGHALGFPHNMGASCAYDTESYRNGDFTQENGIAASIMDYARYNYIAQPGDKNIRFIRKMGAYDHYALNWGYRVIPNAKTTQDELPTLDKWIVEKAGNPVYKYGKQSSSFDPTSQTEDVGNNSMKASSYGLKNLEYVAAHLNEWTSNVTNNYDDLDELYKELLDVWSRYVGHVVTNVGGVYENTKNPNQSGNVYEVVPKAKQIEAMNWLQTNAFASPTWIVNVTTLKNTDFAGYTERFRGIQVRQLNSLLSLGRIGRLMDNEILGADTYKALDLFKDIRKGIWKEAGTAANVTIYRRNLQRAFIDRMGFLMTEEIKPTDRSATYYNVSQSDVRALVRGELSALRKTLSVAKATAVNTETKYHYEDCIKRIDLILNPK; from the coding sequence ATGAAGAAATTTTACATTTTCGCTGCGACTACAGTTTTTTTACTGTTTCCTGTAAGCCAATTTGCACAATCTAAAAAAGAGAAATCTAAGAAGGGCGAAGCTGCAGTTGCCCCACCGGAAAAAAAGCCGGAATCAACTATTAAAGAGTACAGTAAAGTCATTACTAAAGATGCCGTTTCTGATGAAGGGCTCTTTACAGTACATAAAGTGGATAAAAAATACTACTTCGAAATTCCGAATAAATATTTGAATAAAGACATGCTTCTGGTGAGCAGATTGTCTAAGTTGCCTTCTAATTTGGGCGGAGGTTATGTAAACGCAGGTTCAGAAACAAATGAACAACTAGTGGTTTGGCAACGTTTTCAGGATAAGATTTTAATCAAATCAAAGTCTTATAATTCAGTTGCAAACGACAGCTTGCCGATCAGTATTTCGGTTAAGGCGAACAATTACAACCCTACATTATTTGCTTTTGATATCGTTTCTTTTAGTAAAGATTCTGCTAATGTCGTTGTGGATGTTACTAAATTTTACAGTACAGACGTAAAAGCGATTAGCGGAATATCTCCGGAAATGAGAGAGGTTTACAAAGTAAAAGGTTTGGACGAATCGAGAAGTTTTGTGAATACGATGAAAAGTTTCCCAATGAATATCGAGGTAGTTCAGGATATGACTTATAATGCTTCTAAGCCGTCAATGCTGGAAGAAACAGAATCGATTAGTGTTCAGATGAATCAATCTATGATTTTGTTGCCGGAAGTTCCTATGAAGCCGAGGTTAGCAGATCCAAGAGTAGGATGGTTTACAATGAGCCAATACGATTATGGAAGTAATGAATTAAAATCAGATCTTAAAACTTATATCCGTCGTTGGAGAATGGAACCGAAAGACCCTGAAGCGTATGCAAGAGGAGAATTGGTTGAGCCTGTAAAACCAATTGTATATTACTTAGATCCGGCAACTCCGGTAAAACTTAGAAAGTATATTAAACAAGGAATTGAAGAATGGCAAAAACCATTTGAAACCGCTGGGTTTAAAAATGCTATTATTGCCAAAGATGCTCCAACAAAAGAGGAGGATCCTGATTTCAGCCCTGAAGATGTTCGCTATTCTGTAATTCGTTATGTGGCAAGTACAACCAGAAATGCAGTAGGTCCAAGCGTTTCAGACCCTAGAACGGGAGAAATTATAGAGAGTGATGTTATTTGGTACCACAATCATTTACGTTCGTACAGAAACAGATATTTACTTGAAACCGGAGCAGCAAACCCATCGGCAAGAACATTACAAACAAGTGATGAGGAAATGGGAGAAATGATGCGAATGGTTATTGCACACGAAGTAGGTCATGCATTAGGTTTTCCACATAATATGGGAGCAAGTTGTGCTTACGATACAGAAAGCTACAGAAATGGAGATTTTACGCAGGAAAATGGTATTGCAGCAAGTATAATGGATTATGCCCGTTACAACTATATCGCGCAGCCAGGTGATAAAAACATACGTTTTATTCGTAAAATGGGTGCTTACGATCATTATGCCTTAAATTGGGGATACAGAGTAATTCCGAATGCAAAAACGACACAAGACGAATTACCTACATTAGATAAGTGGATTGTGGAAAAAGCAGGAAATCCAGTTTACAAATACGGGAAACAAAGCAGTTCATTTGACCCGACTTCTCAAACAGAAGATGTTGGTAATAATTCAATGAAAGCAAGTTCATACGGACTTAAAAATTTGGAATATGTGGCAGCTCATTTAAACGAATGGACGAGTAATGTTACCAACAACTATGACGATTTAGATGAATTGTATAAAGAATTATTAGACGTTTGGAGCCGTTATGTAGGCCACGTGGTTACCAATGTTGGAGGTGTTTATGAGAATACTAAAAACCCAAATCAATCCGGAAATGTGTACGAGGTAGTTCCAAAAGCAAAACAAATAGAGGCGATGAATTGGCTTCAAACGAATGCTTTTGCTTCTCCAACATGGATTGTAAATGTAACGACGTTAAAAAATACAGATTTCGCAGGTTATACAGAAAGATTCAGAGGGATACAAGTGAGACAATTGAACAGTCTGCTTAGTTTAGGACGTATCGGAAGGCTAATGGATAACGAAATTCTGGGAGCTGATACGTACAAAGCCTTAGATTTGTTTAAAGATATTCGCAAAGGAATTTGGAAAGAAGCAGGTACAGCAGCTAATGTAACGATCTACAGAAGAAATTTACAACGTGCTTTCATTGACCGAATGGGGTTTTTGATGACCGAAGAAATTAAGCCAACGGATCGATCTGCGACTTACTATAATGTGTCTCAGTCTGATGTTAGAGCTTTGGTTCGTGGTGAATTAAGTGCGTTAAGAAAAACACTTTCAGTAGCAAAAGCAACAGCTGTGAATACGGAAACAAAATACCACTATGAAGATTGTATCAAAAGAATAGATTTGATACTTAATCCGAAATAA
- a CDS encoding urocanate hydratase — protein MTFQEQIQQGVPSILPSKKEYDLAINHAPKRKEILSVEEKKLALKNALRYFDPKHHAELIPEFSEELETYGRIYMYRLRPDYRMYARPIDEYPGKSVQAKAIMHMIQNNLDYAVAQHPHELITYGGNGAVFQNWAQYLLTMQYLSEMTDEQTLTMYSGHPMGLFPSHTEAPRVVVTNGMVIPNYSKPDDWEKMNALGVSQYGQMTAGSYMYIGPQGIVHGTTITVLNGFRKIKQNPEGNLFVTSGLGGMSGAQPKAGNIAGCITVCAEVNPKITKIRHEQGWINEIVTSTEELVKRVHTAKANKEVVSIAYLGNVVDVWECFDKENIKIDLGSDQTSLHNPWAGGYYPVGISFEEANDMMANNPELFKEKVQETLRRHAAAINKHTAKGTYFFDYGNAFLLEASRAGADVMAENNIDFKYPSYVQDIMGPICFDYGFGPFRWVCTSGKPEDLQKTDTIASEVLEEMAKTAPDEIQQQMQDNIKWIKGAQENKLVVGSQARILYADAEGRIKIAEAFNQAIAKGEIGTVVLGRDHHDVSGTDSPYRETSNIYDGSRFTADMAIQNVIGDSFRGATWVSIHNGGGVGWGEVINGGFGMVLDGSKEASRRLASMLFWDVNNGISRRSWARNDEAIFAIKRAMEVQPLLKVTLPNIVDESLL, from the coding sequence ATGACTTTTCAAGAACAAATACAACAAGGAGTTCCTTCTATATTACCCTCAAAAAAAGAATACGATTTAGCGATTAACCATGCGCCAAAACGAAAAGAAATTCTTTCTGTTGAAGAAAAAAAACTGGCTTTAAAGAACGCTTTACGTTATTTTGATCCAAAACACCACGCCGAATTAATTCCTGAATTCTCTGAAGAATTAGAAACATACGGTCGTATTTATATGTATCGTCTGCGTCCGGATTACAGAATGTACGCCCGACCAATCGATGAGTATCCGGGAAAATCAGTACAAGCAAAAGCGATTATGCACATGATTCAGAACAATCTGGATTATGCTGTGGCGCAGCACCCGCATGAGTTAATTACGTATGGCGGTAACGGAGCTGTTTTTCAGAACTGGGCGCAATATTTATTGACTATGCAGTACTTGTCTGAAATGACAGACGAGCAAACTTTAACAATGTATTCAGGACATCCGATGGGTTTATTCCCTTCGCATACCGAAGCACCAAGAGTGGTGGTTACAAACGGAATGGTAATTCCGAATTACTCAAAACCTGACGATTGGGAGAAAATGAATGCCTTGGGTGTTTCACAATACGGACAAATGACGGCCGGAAGTTATATGTACATTGGCCCACAGGGAATTGTACACGGAACTACCATTACCGTTTTAAATGGTTTTAGAAAAATAAAACAAAATCCGGAAGGCAATTTATTCGTAACATCGGGTCTTGGTGGTATGAGTGGCGCGCAGCCAAAAGCAGGAAATATTGCAGGCTGTATTACTGTTTGTGCCGAAGTAAATCCTAAAATCACTAAAATCCGTCACGAACAAGGCTGGATCAATGAAATTGTAACTTCAACCGAAGAATTGGTAAAAAGGGTACATACGGCAAAAGCCAATAAAGAAGTGGTTTCTATTGCTTATTTAGGAAATGTAGTTGACGTTTGGGAGTGTTTCGATAAAGAAAACATCAAAATCGATTTGGGTTCTGACCAGACTTCGCTTCATAATCCATGGGCCGGTGGTTATTATCCGGTTGGAATTTCATTTGAAGAAGCCAACGATATGATGGCTAATAATCCTGAATTATTCAAAGAAAAAGTACAAGAAACATTACGCCGCCACGCAGCAGCAATCAACAAACACACTGCAAAAGGAACTTACTTTTTTGATTACGGAAATGCTTTCTTATTAGAAGCTTCCCGCGCCGGTGCTGATGTAATGGCTGAAAACAACATCGATTTTAAATACCCGAGTTATGTTCAGGATATTATGGGACCAATTTGTTTTGATTATGGATTTGGCCCTTTCAGATGGGTTTGTACCTCTGGAAAACCGGAAGATTTACAAAAAACAGATACTATTGCTTCTGAGGTTTTAGAAGAAATGGCTAAAACTGCTCCGGATGAAATTCAGCAACAAATGCAGGATAATATCAAATGGATTAAAGGAGCGCAGGAAAACAAACTGGTTGTAGGTTCACAGGCTCGTATTCTATATGCAGATGCTGAAGGTCGTATTAAAATTGCAGAAGCATTTAATCAGGCAATTGCTAAGGGTGAAATCGGTACTGTCGTTTTAGGACGTGATCATCATGACGTTTCAGGAACAGATTCTCCGTACCGTGAGACTTCAAATATCTACGACGGTTCGCGCTTTACAGCTGATATGGCCATTCAAAATGTGATTGGAGACAGTTTCAGAGGAGCAACCTGGGTTTCTATTCACAATGGAGGTGGAGTTGGCTGGGGAGAGGTTATAAATGGTGGATTTGGTATGGTTCTTGATGGTTCTAAAGAGGCTTCAAGACGTTTAGCATCAATGCTTTTTTGGGATGTTAACAACGGAATCTCAAGACGAAGCTGGGCTCGAAATGACGAGGCAATTTTTGCAATAAAAAGAGCCATGGAAGTTCAGCCTTTATTAAAAGTTACTTTACCTAATATTGTTGACGAAAGTCTGCTTTAA
- a CDS encoding type II toxin-antitoxin system RelE/ParE family toxin: MALEIIWTRTAVLQRRKILIYWTKRNKSTTYSKRLISEIADRTYFLSNNPETFIQTNRSDIRTSTLGHYNIFYKTTLNELVIIAFWDSRQNPKTLNKILK; encoded by the coding sequence ATGGCTCTCGAAATAATTTGGACTCGTACTGCCGTTCTTCAAAGGAGAAAAATATTGATTTATTGGACAAAAAGAAATAAGTCAACAACCTACTCAAAAAGACTAATTTCTGAAATTGCTGACAGAACTTATTTTCTTTCTAATAACCCTGAAACTTTTATTCAAACTAACCGTTCTGATATCCGAACATCTACTTTAGGTCATTATAATATTTTTTATAAAACAACTCTGAACGAATTGGTTATAATAGCTTTTTGGGATAGTCGTCAAAACCCAAAAACATTAAATAAAATTTTAAAATAA
- a CDS encoding DUF5522 domain-containing protein, whose amino-acid sequence MKEQSNENKLIEGEDFYYTPEGYKCFTEKHHLKRGYCCKSGCRHCPYGYDKRTGEIKKMR is encoded by the coding sequence ATGAAAGAGCAAAGTAATGAAAATAAATTAATCGAGGGTGAAGATTTTTATTATACACCCGAAGGTTACAAATGCTTTACGGAAAAACACCATCTAAAACGTGGTTATTGTTGTAAAAGCGGCTGCCGCCACTGTCCCTACGGATATGACAAGCGAACAGGTGAAATTAAAAAAATGAGGTAA